One Solea senegalensis isolate Sse05_10M linkage group LG13, IFAPA_SoseM_1, whole genome shotgun sequence DNA segment encodes these proteins:
- the gnb2 gene encoding guanine nucleotide-binding protein G(I)/G(S)/G(T) subunit beta-2: MSELEQLRQEAEQLRNQIRDARKACGDSTLTQITAGLDPVGRIQMRTRRTLRGHLAKIYAMHWGSDSKLLVSASQDGKLIVWDSYTTNKIHAIPLRSSWVMTCAYAPSGNYVACGGLDNICSIYCLKTRDGNVRISRELPGHTGYLSCCRFIDDNQIITSSGDTTCALWDIETCQQTTVFSGHTGDVMSLSLSPDLRTFVSGACDASVKLWDIRDSMCRQTFTGHESDINAICFFPNGSAFATGSDDATCRLFDLRADQELGLYCHDNIICGITSVAFSRSGRLLLAGYDDFNCNIWDAMKGDRAGVLAGHDNRVSCLGVTDDGMAVCTGSWDSFLKIWN, encoded by the exons ATGAGTGAGCTGGAGCAGCTTCGTCAGGAGGCAGAGCAGCTTAGGAACCAGATAAGA GATGCCAGGAAAGCATGTGGAGATTCAACCCTGACACAG ATAACTGCTGGTCTGGATCCTGTGGGGCGGATTCAGATGCGGACACGACGCACTCTCCGTGGTCACCTCGCCAAAATCTACGCCATGCACTGGGGTTCAGATTCAAA GCTCCTCGTCAGTGCCTCTCAAGATGGAAAACTCATCGTCTGGGACAGTTACACCACTAACAAG ATACACGCCATCCCCCTGCGCTCCTCCTGGGTGATGACCTGCGCGTACGCCCCCTCTGGGAACTACGTGGCCTGTGGAGGCCTTGACAATATCTGCTCCATCTACTGCTTGAAGACGCGCGACGGCAACGTCAGAATCAGCAGGGAGTTACCCGGCCACACAG GTTACCTGTCATGTTGCCGTTTCATTGATGACAATCAAATCATCACAAGTTCAGGAGACACCACATG TGCACTGTGGGACATCGAGACATGTCAGCAGACCACGGTTTTCTCGGGCCACACCGGCGACGTCATGAGTCTGTCCCTGTCGCCCGACCTTCGCACCTTTGTGTCAGGAGCCTGTGACGCGTCGGTCAAGCTGTGGGACATCAGGGACAGCATGTGCCGGCAGACTTTCACTGGCCACGAGTCGGACATCAACGCcatctgt TTCTTTCCCAATGGCAGCGCCTTCGCCACCGGCTCCGACGACGCCACCTGCAGGTTGTTTGACCTGCGTGCAGACCAGGAGCTTGGCCTCTACTGTCATGACAACATCATCTGTGGGATCACCTCCGTGGCTTTCTCTCGCTCCGGCCGCTTGCTGCTGGCCGGTTATGACGACTTCAACTGCAACATATGGGACGCCATGAAGGGAGACAGAGCAG GAGTCCTGGCCGGCCACGACAACCGCGTGAGCTGTCTGGGCGTGACGGATGACGGCATGGCCGTGTGCACCGGGTCCTGGGACAGCTTCCTTAAGATCTGGAACTGA
- the slc12a9 gene encoding solute carrier family 12 member 9, protein MSNERTPLISSGVCGLSVTAVACGGSPDATPESSSETPSKSPRELNTFFGVMVPTILSMFSIVLFLRTGFVVGHAGLLQGLLMVFVAYIIISLTILSICAISTNGAVQGGGAYYMISRSLGPEFGGSIGLMFFLAKVFACGEYVLGLVEALLDVFGSDPESSVSQGIRVLPQGYWYTVLYSSVVLLLCLIVCLVGAHIYSRTAFVILLVVTVSLLSIFISSVAVKPRDFVISHPGPGNQTLRYNASYTGFSAATLRNNLGSGYSLDYSTNTVMSFATVFAIMFTSCTGIMAGANMSGELKNPSVSIPKGTIVAVFYTFTVYILLFILVSATCDRTLLIQDYGFLQRINIWPPFVTVGIFCASLSAAMCAMIGASRILHALALDHLFGIPLAPAAITSRSGNPWVAVLYTWGLAQCVVFAGQLNAVAGLVTVFYLLAFAAVDLACLALEWASAPNFRPTFQLFSWHTCLLGILSCLVMMFVINPVYSSASIVLLLLLLLFLHYRSPTSSWGYISQALIFHQVRKYLLMLDVRKDHVKFWRPQVLLMVANPRSSCQLILFVNQLKKGGLYVLGHVQLGDLDSLPADPVQQQYNFWLSLVDKLGVKAFVDLTLSPSVRQGTQHLLRITGLGGMKPNMLILGFYDSCTPEDFFLQDSAFCDSSMGQSTEGEYNFGVDLPSLQAHFPPVRHVESPRWVSPEEYVGIISDAVKMNKNVCLARYFFQLEGEGRDSKVDGSDRTIDVWPLNLLQPGSRDYENVCSLFLLQMACVLNMSSKWRHARMRIFLNVETESSDQGWVVNEEEFRELLRKLRIRAAIKIVPWDAVVQHHTQPETPEQTRALSDGFLTAVNAMLMEHSSQAAVRFLYLPRPPAHHSLSQQYVTQLEAVTSGLGPTLLIHGVTPVTYTGL, encoded by the exons ATGTCAAACGAACGCACCCCCCTGATCTCCTCGGGAGTGTGCGGCCTCTCTGTGACCGCAGTGGCGTGTGGCGGGTCGCCGGACGCCACCCCCGAATCCAGCTCCGAGACTCCAAGTAAAAGTCCTCGTGAACTGAACACGTTTTTCGGCGTGATGGTGCCGACCATCCTCTCCATGTTCAGCATTGTTCTTTTCCTGAGAACAG GGTTTGTGGTTGGTCATGCCGGACTGCTCCAGGGTCTATTAATGGTCTTCGTAGCCTACATCATCATTTCGCTGACAATACTGTCCATCTGTGCCATTTCCACCAACGGTGCTGTCCAAGGCGGCGGAGCCTACT ACATGATCAGTCGCTCTTTGGGTCCAGAGTTTGGAGGAAGCATTGGTTTGATGTTCTTTCTGGCCAAAGTGTTTGCATGCGGCGAGTACGTGCTTGGTCTTGTGGAGGCCCTACTGGACGTGTTTGGGTCAGATCCTG agtcATCCGTGTCCCAGGGGATACGAGTACTTCCTCAGGGCTACTGGTACACAGTACTTTACTCTTCAGTCGTCCTTCTGCTGTGTCTCATTGTGTGCCTGGTGGGCGCCCACATCTACTCCCGCACTGCCTTCGTCATCCTGCTGGTCGTCACGGTGTCCCTGCTGTCCATCTTCATTAGCTCTGTGGCGGTTAAACCGCGTGACTTTGTCATCTCCCACCCGGGACCTGGCAACCAGACCCTCCGCTACAACGCCAGCTACACAGGCTTCAGCGCCGCCACGCTGAGGAACAACCTTGGCT CTGGTTACTCTCTGGACTACAGCACCAACACTGTCATGTCCTTTGCTACTGTGTTTGCCATCATGTTCACAAGCTGCACTGGGATCATGGCTGGAGCCAATATGTCAG GTGAGCTGAAGAATCCAAGCGTTTCCATCCCCAAAGGCACCATCGTGGCTGTGTTTTACACGTTCACCGTCTACATCCTTCTCTTCATCTTGGTCAGCGCCACCTGTGACAG GACCCTGTTGATTCAGGATTATGGGTTCCTCCAGCGCATAAACATTTGGCCACCGTTTGTCACTGTCGGGATCTTCTGTGCCTCTCTGTCCGCTGCGATGTGCGCTATGATCGGGGCATCTCGTATCCTCCATGCTCTCGCTTTGGATCACCTCTTTG GCATTCCATTAGCCCCAGCTGCCATCACATCAAGGTCAGGGAATCCATGGGTGGCGGTGCTGTACACGTGGGGTTTGGCGCAG TGTGTGGTGTTTGCGGGACAGCTCAACGCCGTAGCAGGTCTGGTGACTGTCTTCTACCTGCTTGCGTTCGCTGCAGTGGACCTGGCGTGTTTGGCTCTTGAGTGGGCGTCGGCTCCAAATTTCAG acCGACCTTCCAGCTCTTCTCCTGGCACACCTGCCTGCTGGGGATCCTGAGCTGTTTAGTCATGATGTTCGTCATCAATCCCGTGTACTCCTCGGCCAGCATCGTCCTCCTGCTactgctgctcctcttcctccactaCAGATCACCCACCAGCAGCTGGGGCTACATCAGCCAGGCTCTCATTTTCCACCAG GTGCGAAAGTATCTCCTCATGCTGGATGTGAGGAAAGACCACGTGAAGTTCTGGAGACCGCAGGTGTTGTTAATGGTGGCCAACCCTCGCTCGTCTTGCCAGCTCATCCTGTTTGTGAACCAGCTGAAGAAGGGAGGACTGTATGTGCTGGGCCATGTGCAGCTGGGGGATCTGG ACTCCCTCCCTGCAGACCCCGTCCAGCAGCAGTACAACTTCTGGTTGAGTCTCGTTGATAAACTCGGTGTGAAGGCCTTTGTCGATCTGACACTGTCTCCCTCTGTCCGACAGGGAACGCAGCATCTGCTGCGCATCACGGGCTTAG GTGGCATGAAGCCCAACATGCTGATTTTGGGGTTTTATGACAGCTGCACCCCTGAGGACTTCTTTCTACAAGATAGCGCGTTCTGTGACTCATCGATGGGTCAAAGCACTGAGGGAGAGTATAATTTCGGGGTGGACCTGCCGTCGTTACAGGCCCATTTCCCTCCCGTGCGACATGTTGAGAGTCCACGCTGGGTTTCCCCGGAGGAATACGTCGGGATCATTTCCGATGCCGTTAAGATGAACAAGAACGTGTGCCTCGCCCGCTACTTCTTCCAGTTAGAAGGAGAAGGTAGGGACAGTAAGGTGGACGGGTCAGACCGGACTATCGACGTGTGGCCTCTCAACTTGCTGCAGCCGGGCAGCCGCGATTACGAGAACGTGTGCAGCCTCTTCCTGCTCCAGATGGCGTGCGTCCTCAACATGTCCAGCAAATGGCGCCACGCCAGAATGAGAATCTTCCTGAACGTGGAGACGGAGTCCAGCGACCAGGGCTGGGTGGTCAACGAGGAGGAGTTCCGGGAGCTGCTGAGGAAGCTGCGGATCAGGGCGGCCATAAAAATCGTGCCATGGGACGCCGTGGTCCAGCACCACACTCAGCCAGAGACACCGGAGCAGACACGAGCGCTGTCCGACGGCTTCCTGACGGCCGTGAACGCGATGCTAATGGAGCACAGCTCGCAGGCGGCCGTTCGCTTCCTTTATTTGCCTCGACCGCCTGCTCATCACAGCCTGTCGCAGCAGTACGTCACTCAGCTCGAGGCAGTGACCAGCGGGTTGGGACCGACGCTCCTGATTCATGGTGTCACCCCGGTCACATACACTGGTCTCTGA
- the hsd20b2 gene encoding hydroxysteroid (20-beta) dehydrogenase 2, producing the protein MSFIEALTIIGGLTVLFHLLKLAWKCWRGLRNFVLSEIWHVDFRAYGQWAVITGATSGIGKAYAHELARRGLDVVLVSRSEDKLQMVAKEIEDHYGRKTRTIQVDFTDGHRIYAVIAKALRGLEIGILVNNVGMNYCDHLASFLDVPDMEQKITQVVNCNVLSVPQMTRLVLPDMIKRGTGLIINMSSLVGEHPQPLLSLYSATKIFVTYFSRCLHAEYQSKGITVQCVAPFMVSTDMTHNIEVSSFVKSASDFAREALNTVGHSSYTTGCLSHALQDAALTALVPEWLRLSPFFIRKLQNSEKMWEHKFKWEENEKLRGKEE; encoded by the exons atgtcattcattgaAGCATTGACCATCATTGGGGGCCTCACAGTTCTTTTCCACTTGCTGAAACTGGCCTGGAAATGTTGGCGTGGACTCAgaaattttgttttgtcagagaTTTGGCACGTGGACTTCAGAGCATATGGACAATGGGCAG TCATCACTGGCGCCACATCTGGCATTGGAAAGGCCTATGCCCACGAG CTGGCACGGCGAGGCCTAGATGTTGTCTTGGTAAGCAGATCCGAGGATAAGCTTCAAATGGTTGCCAAAGAGATAG AGGATCATTATGGACGAAAGACCCGCACCATCCAAGTGGATTTCACCGATGGCCACAGAATATATGCCGTTATCGCCAAGGCACTACGAGGCCTGGAGATTGGAATTCTGG TGAACAACGTAGGGATGAACTATTGTGATCATTTGGCCAGTTTCCTGGACGTACCAGATATGGAGCAG AAAATCACTCAGGTTGTCAACTGTAACGTGCTCTCTGTCCCGCAG ATGACAAGACTGGTTCTTCCAGACATGATCAAAAG AGGGACAGGTCTGATCATCAACATGTCCTCTTTGGTTGGTGAACATCCACAGCCTCTGCTGTCACTTTACTCTGCCACCAAG ATTTTCGTCACATATTTCTCCCGGTGTCTGCATGCTGAGTACCAGTCAAAGGGAATAACCGTTCAG TGCGTGGCGCCCTTCATGGTGTCCACCGACATGACGCACAACATTGAAGTCAGCAGCTTTGTGAAAAGTGCCTCAGACTTTGCACGTGAAGCCTTGAACACCGTGGGTCACTCCAGCTACACCACTGGATGTCTGTCGCACGCGCTCCAG GACGCCGCTCTCACGGCCCTGGTGCCAGAATGGCTGCGACTCTCTCCTTTCTTCATTAGGAAACTTCAAAACTCAGAAAAGATGTGGGAACACAAATTTAAGTGGGAGGAAAATGAGAAGCTCAGAGGAAAGGAGGAATAA